One Peromyscus leucopus breed LL Stock chromosome 2, UCI_PerLeu_2.1, whole genome shotgun sequence DNA window includes the following coding sequences:
- the Foxe1 gene encoding LOW QUALITY PROTEIN: forkhead box protein E1 (The sequence of the model RefSeq protein was modified relative to this genomic sequence to represent the inferred CDS: deleted 2 bases in 1 codon), translated as MTAESAPPPPQPEALAAVKEERGEAAAAAAAAAAAAAGAGVPAEAAGRGAGGRRRKRPLQRGKPPYSYIALIAMAIAHAPERRLTLGGIYKFITERFPFYRDNPKKWQNSIRHNLTLNDCFLKIPREAGRPGKGNYWALDPNAEDMFESGSFLRRRKRFKRSDLSTYPAYMHDAAAAAAAAAAAIFPGAVPTARPAYPGAVYAGYAPPLAAPPPVYYPAASPGPCRVFGLVPERPLSPDLGPAPSAAGGSCAFASAAAAAAGTGSFQPAVCAGARPVNPAAYAAAYAGPDGAYPQGASGALFAAAAGRLAGPASPPAGGGGGGVEASVDFYGRTSPGQFGTALGPCYNPSGQLGAGGGSAYHARHATAYTGAVDRFVSAM; from the exons ATGACGGCCGAGAGcgcgccgccg ccgccgcagCCCGAGGCGCTGGCGGCGGTGAAGGAGGAGCgcggggaggcggcggcggcggcggcggcggcggcggcggcggcggcgggcgcggggGTCCCGGCGGAGGCAGCGGGCCGCGGCGCGGGCGGACGGCGACGCAAGCGCCCCCTGCAGCGGGGGAAGCCGCCCTACAGCTACATCGCGCTCATCGCCATGGCCATCGCGCACGCTCCCGAGCGCCGCCTGACCCTGGGCGGCATCTACAAGTTCATCACCGAGCGCTTCCCGTTCTACCGCGACAACCCCAAGAAGTGGCAGAACAGCATCCGCCACAACCTCACGCTCAACGACTGCTTCCTCAAGATCCCGCGCGAGGCGGGCCGCCCGGGCAAGGGCAACTACTGGGCGCTCGACCCCAACGCCGAGGACATGTTCGAGAGCGGCAGCTTCCTGCGCCGGCGCAAGCGCTTCAAGCGCTCGGACCTGTCCACCTACCCCGCCTACATGCACGATgctgcggccgccgccgccgccgccgccgccgccatcttcCCGGGCGCCGTTCCCACCGCGAGGCCGGCCTACCCGGGCGCCGTCTACGCGGGCTACGCGCCGCCGCTCGCCGCGCCCCCGCCCGTCTACTACCCCGCCGCGTCGCCGGGGCCCTGCCGGGTCTTCGGCCTGGTTCCCGAGCGGCCGCTCAGCCCGGATCTGGGCCCCGCGCCGTCTGCGGCCGGCGGCTCGTGTGCCTTCGCgtcggcggcggcggcagcggccggCACCGGGAGCTTCCAGCCGGCGGTGTGCGCGGGCGCGCGCCCCGTCAACCCCGCCGCTTACGCCGCCGCCTACGCGGGCCCCGACGGCGCGTACCCGCAGGGGGCGAGCGGCGCGCTCTTCGCCGCTGCTGCGGGCCGCCTAGCGGGACCTGCCTCGCCCCCCGcgggaggaggcggcggcggcgtggAAGCCTCGGTGGACTTCTACGGGCGCACGTCGCCGGGCCAGTTCGGAACGGCGCTGGGGCCCTGCTACAATCCCAGCGGGCAGCTCGGAGCGGGCGGTGGCAGCGCCTACCACGCCCGCCACGCCACCGCCTATACCGGCGCGGTGGATCGGTTCGTGTCTGCCATGTGA